The following proteins are co-located in the Streptomyces sp. DT2A-34 genome:
- a CDS encoding type IV secretory system conjugative DNA transfer family protein, with the protein MRPDDRRAHREHRDHRDGQGGIPDGLLIGLLAFLLGMTLLVWTATGLAALFAHGSWPSGVTFTHTPLAMRSLIAQPHDIPGAWPETPSEQLSGYGLFWGLFIGQLMVLIVLTVFVLGTVARWRAVRAGRREGTAEGTEASAPIPHDVPAPHDVPAPHDVPAPHAVPAPRTEPQPQSQPTGHPDADRPTTVPTPRGLSEPAAHRLVVATRESRQSTATQAVQDAEGPTLVVTSNPALWQDTKDARAKLGPVLLYDPTHLCDTPSRLHWSPTTGCEDKQTAVSRATALLTPVRPTSRLDQAVSDTAETLLRSYLHAAAIDGRTIRHVHRWSQGGQIQDAVRILRTNPKAAPGAAGELEAALTAHPERRDMAQELTTRALSALSMVNIRESCTPNRTDALTLDSFVHEAGTLYVVGESIEDPRANPGAMPLLTALAASVVERGRRMAERSSPGRLDPPLTLVLDDVAAVAPLPQLPELLATGADRGMPTLALLRSREQARSRWPHDELPA; encoded by the coding sequence GTGAGACCGGACGACCGACGAGCACACCGGGAGCACAGGGACCACCGGGACGGCCAAGGAGGCATCCCCGACGGCCTGCTCATCGGCCTACTCGCCTTCCTCCTCGGCATGACCCTGCTCGTCTGGACGGCCACGGGCCTCGCAGCCCTGTTCGCCCACGGCTCCTGGCCCTCCGGCGTCACGTTCACCCACACGCCCCTGGCCATGCGCTCCCTGATCGCACAGCCCCACGACATCCCGGGCGCATGGCCGGAGACACCGAGCGAGCAGCTCTCCGGGTACGGCCTGTTCTGGGGGCTGTTCATCGGCCAGCTGATGGTCCTGATCGTGCTGACCGTGTTCGTGCTGGGGACAGTGGCACGGTGGCGGGCGGTCAGAGCGGGGCGGCGCGAGGGAACAGCGGAGGGTACGGAGGCATCAGCACCGATACCGCACGACGTACCCGCACCACACGACGTACCCGCCCCACACGATGTACCCGCACCGCACGCCGTACCGGCGCCCAGAACGGAGCCCCAGCCGCAGTCGCAGCCGACGGGGCATCCCGATGCCGACCGGCCGACGACGGTCCCCACACCCCGCGGACTCAGCGAACCGGCGGCGCACAGGCTTGTGGTAGCCACAAGAGAAAGCCGCCAGTCAACCGCGACCCAGGCCGTACAGGACGCGGAAGGCCCCACCCTCGTAGTCACGTCGAACCCGGCGCTTTGGCAGGACACGAAGGACGCCCGCGCAAAACTGGGCCCGGTACTCCTCTACGACCCCACGCATCTCTGCGACACCCCGTCCCGCCTCCACTGGTCCCCCACCACGGGCTGCGAGGACAAACAAACAGCGGTCTCCAGAGCCACCGCACTCCTGACCCCGGTCCGCCCCACCTCCCGCCTCGACCAAGCGGTCAGTGACACGGCGGAAACGCTCCTGCGCAGCTACCTCCACGCCGCGGCGATCGACGGCCGCACCATCCGCCACGTCCACCGCTGGTCCCAGGGCGGCCAGATCCAGGACGCCGTACGCATCCTCCGAACCAACCCGAAGGCGGCCCCAGGCGCGGCGGGCGAACTCGAAGCCGCCCTCACAGCCCACCCCGAACGCCGGGACATGGCCCAGGAGCTGACGACCCGCGCCCTCTCCGCCCTCTCCATGGTCAACATCCGAGAGTCCTGCACTCCAAACCGAACTGATGCCCTCACCTTGGATTCCTTCGTCCATGAAGCGGGCACGCTTTATGTGGTGGGTGAATCCATCGAGGACCCCCGAGCCAACCCGGGCGCCATGCCACTCCTGACGGCCCTCGCCGCAAGCGTGGTCGAGCGCGGTCGGCGCATGGCCGAACGGTCATCCCCCGGTCGCCTCGACCCACCACTGACGCTCGTCCTGGACGACGTCGCCGCCGTGGCTCCGCTTCCCCAGCTCCCGGAGCTGCTGGCCACCGGAGCGGACCGGGGCATGCCGACCCTGGCCTTGCTCCGGTCCCGCGAACAGGCCCGCTCCCGCTGGCCACATGACGAACTCCCCGCCTGA
- a CDS encoding ATP-binding protein, with translation MRDPLSVLTDAFTSFLFGKVETTRLPVRTSTGQAQAVYLPTAAPGLGDSGVIIGREVYSGKGYIYDPFQLYGQQLPAPHWLVLGESGNGKSALEKTYVLRQLRFRDRQVVVLDAQGEDGVGEWNLIAQELGITPIRLDPMAALDMGIRLNPLDPAITTTGQLALLRTIIEVAMGHGLDERSGFALKVAHAYVNETIVERQPVLSDIVEQLRHPEPESAEAMNVAIDDVRAWGLDVALVLDRLVDGDLRGMFDGPTTVGIDLDAPLIVFDLSHIDRNSIAMPILMAIVGVWLEHTWIRPDRKKRIFLVEEAWHIINSPFVAQLFQRLLKFGRRLGLSFVAVVHHLSDVVDGAAAKEAAAILKMASTRTIYAQKADEARATGRVLGLPRWAVEIIPSLTPGIAVWDVNGNVQVVKHLVTETERPLVFTDRAMTESSADRDLADDALRAAELEAEERAAAFVEQHLGDSESTVA, from the coding sequence ATGCGGGACCCGCTGTCCGTCCTCACCGACGCCTTCACGTCCTTCCTCTTCGGGAAGGTCGAGACGACCCGGCTGCCGGTGCGCACGTCGACGGGCCAGGCCCAGGCGGTCTACCTCCCGACCGCCGCGCCGGGTCTCGGTGACTCGGGGGTGATCATCGGCCGCGAGGTGTATTCCGGCAAGGGCTACATCTACGACCCCTTCCAGCTGTACGGCCAGCAGCTCCCCGCCCCGCACTGGCTGGTCCTCGGCGAGTCCGGAAACGGCAAGTCCGCGCTGGAGAAGACGTACGTCCTGCGCCAGCTGCGCTTCCGCGACCGCCAGGTCGTCGTCCTCGACGCCCAGGGCGAGGACGGCGTAGGCGAGTGGAACCTCATCGCGCAGGAGCTGGGAATAACCCCCATCCGCCTGGACCCGATGGCGGCCCTGGACATGGGCATCCGCCTCAACCCGCTCGACCCCGCGATCACGACGACGGGCCAGCTCGCCCTGCTCCGGACGATCATCGAGGTCGCGATGGGCCACGGCCTCGACGAGCGCTCGGGCTTCGCCCTGAAGGTCGCGCACGCCTACGTCAACGAAACGATCGTCGAGCGCCAGCCGGTGTTGAGCGACATCGTCGAGCAGCTACGACACCCCGAGCCGGAGTCGGCGGAGGCGATGAACGTCGCCATAGACGACGTACGGGCGTGGGGCCTGGACGTGGCGCTGGTGCTGGACCGTCTGGTCGACGGTGACCTGCGCGGCATGTTCGACGGCCCCACGACGGTCGGCATCGACCTCGACGCGCCGCTCATTGTGTTCGATTTGTCCCACATCGACCGCAACTCGATCGCCATGCCGATCCTGATGGCGATCGTCGGCGTTTGGCTGGAGCACACCTGGATCCGCCCCGACCGGAAGAAGCGCATCTTCCTGGTCGAGGAGGCCTGGCACATCATCAACAGCCCCTTCGTGGCCCAACTCTTCCAGCGCCTGCTGAAGTTCGGCCGACGCCTGGGCCTGTCCTTCGTCGCCGTCGTCCACCACCTGTCGGACGTCGTGGACGGAGCGGCGGCGAAGGAGGCGGCCGCGATCCTGAAGATGGCCTCGACCAGGACGATCTACGCCCAGAAGGCGGACGAGGCGAGGGCGACGGGCCGCGTGCTGGGCCTGCCGCGGTGGGCGGTGGAGATCATCCCCTCCCTCACTCCCGGCATCGCCGTCTGGGACGTCAACGGCAATGTCCAGGTCGTCAAACACCTGGTCACCGAGACGGAACGCCCGCTGGTCTTCACCGACCGCGCGATGACGGAGTCGTCCGCCGACCGCGACCTGGCCGACGACGCCCTGCGCGCCGCCGAGCTGGAGGCGGAGGAACGGGCGGCGGCCTTCGTGGAACAGCACCTCGGCGACTCCGAATCGACGGTGGCGTAG
- a CDS encoding SCO6880 family protein, with product MTTESHVSHAVTPRRTYLIGRARPNAIVGRNRETGEIALIIGGAFLGMMCGLLVPVLSLRIVLLMGFPMLALAAVYVPYKQRTFYKWFEINRSYKRTLRQGTTYRSGAVEAGTHLDGREVEVGPPPGIGRITWLAAPFGPDEIAVLLHADRRTVTAAIEIEGPGVGLRDSEDQEALVDRFGTLLKHVANGDGFVTRLQMLARTLPADPDAHAKDVAVRGDDRALGWLQQSYDQLQSMVSTSSEQHRAYLVACMHFTRELAAEAQAMARAARPHGGKVDRDAGLAVVMARELTDICSRLQEADIRVRQPLGQGRLASLIHSMYDPDHPIDHIQAMTKRNAWPAELDAMEPTFLQAKTRESSTRAPWCHATAWVKEWPMTPVGVNFLAPLLVHTPDVIRTVAVTMDLEPTEVAIERMLTEKTNDEAEASRAAKMNRTVDPRDIAAHNRLDQRGEDLASGAAGVNLVGYITVSSRSPEALARDKRTIRASAGKSYLKLEWCDREHHRAFVNTLPFATGIRR from the coding sequence TTGACGACCGAGTCCCACGTGTCCCACGCGGTCACGCCCCGCCGTACATATCTGATCGGCCGCGCCCGGCCGAACGCGATCGTCGGCCGCAACCGCGAGACCGGCGAGATCGCGCTGATCATCGGGGGCGCGTTCCTCGGCATGATGTGCGGACTCCTCGTCCCCGTCCTGTCCCTGCGCATCGTGCTGCTGATGGGCTTCCCGATGCTCGCGCTGGCCGCGGTCTACGTGCCGTACAAGCAGCGGACCTTCTACAAGTGGTTCGAGATCAACCGCAGCTACAAGCGCACCCTCCGCCAGGGCACGACCTACCGCTCCGGCGCCGTCGAGGCCGGCACCCACCTCGACGGGCGCGAGGTCGAGGTCGGCCCGCCGCCCGGCATCGGCCGTATCACCTGGCTGGCCGCCCCCTTCGGGCCGGACGAGATCGCCGTGCTCCTGCACGCCGACCGCCGCACGGTCACGGCCGCGATCGAGATCGAGGGCCCCGGCGTGGGCCTGCGCGACTCCGAGGACCAGGAAGCCCTCGTCGACCGCTTCGGCACCCTCCTCAAGCACGTGGCCAACGGCGACGGCTTCGTCACCCGCCTCCAGATGCTCGCCCGCACCCTCCCCGCCGACCCCGACGCCCACGCCAAGGACGTCGCCGTACGCGGCGACGACCGGGCCCTGGGCTGGCTGCAGCAGTCGTACGACCAGCTCCAGTCGATGGTGTCGACGAGCAGCGAGCAGCACCGCGCCTACCTCGTCGCCTGCATGCACTTCACCCGCGAACTGGCCGCCGAGGCACAGGCGATGGCCCGCGCGGCCCGCCCGCACGGCGGCAAGGTCGACCGGGACGCCGGCCTCGCGGTCGTCATGGCCCGCGAGCTGACCGACATCTGCTCGCGCCTGCAGGAGGCGGACATCCGCGTCCGCCAGCCGCTCGGCCAGGGCCGTCTGGCCTCGCTCATCCACTCCATGTACGACCCGGACCACCCGATCGACCACATCCAGGCGATGACGAAGCGCAACGCCTGGCCGGCCGAGCTGGACGCCATGGAGCCCACGTTCCTGCAGGCCAAGACCCGGGAGTCCTCCACCCGCGCGCCCTGGTGCCACGCCACCGCCTGGGTGAAGGAGTGGCCGATGACCCCGGTCGGCGTCAACTTCCTGGCGCCGCTGCTGGTCCACACCCCGGACGTCATCCGAACGGTCGCCGTGACGATGGACCTCGAACCCACCGAGGTAGCCATCGAACGCATGCTGACCGAGAAGACCAACGACGAGGCGGAGGCCAGCCGCGCCGCCAAGATGAACCGCACCGTCGACCCGCGCGACATCGCCGCCCACAACCGCCTCGACCAGCGAGGCGAAGACCTCGCGAGCGGTGCCGCCGGCGTCAACCTGGTCGGCTACATCACCGTCTCCTCCCGCTCCCCCGAGGCCCTGGCCCGCGACAAGCGGACCATCCGGGCGTCGGCCGGAAAGTCGTATCTGAAGCTGGAGTGGTGCGACCGCGAGCATCACCGGGCATTCGTCAACACGCTCCCCTTCGCCACCGGCATTCGGAGGTAG
- a CDS encoding S53 family peptidase, whose amino-acid sequence MRTTTPNPPKTHGRWRRITSTAATAAATAALVLTGLGSAGTASATPQKTPATAKVTWTATPCATPKHKGDLACNSVRVTGGTTAFEKQRAAKDGTTPKAGDATTPSGYGPSDLQDAYGLTSAAASNGSGETIAIVDAYDDPNAEADLAKYRSYYGLPACTTSNGCFKKVGQTGSTTSLPSADSGWAQEISLDVDMASATCPNCNILLVEASSASMEDLGTAVNEAVRLGAKYVSNSYGGSESSSDTSYDSTYFNHPGVAITVSAGDSAYGAEYPAASRYVTAVGGTKLSTSSTSRGWTESVWKTSSTEGTGSGCSAYDAKPSWQTDSGCGKRTIADVSAVADPATGVSVYDSYGVTAGWYTFGGTSASAPIIAGVYALAGTPGTSDYPAQYPYNAAGTSALNDVTSGNNGTCSTSYFCTAGTGYDGPTGWGTPQGLDAFTG is encoded by the coding sequence TTGCGTACGACGACCCCCAACCCACCCAAGACCCACGGCAGATGGCGCCGCATCACTTCCACGGCCGCCACCGCAGCGGCAACCGCCGCACTCGTCCTCACCGGACTCGGAAGCGCCGGCACCGCGAGCGCCACCCCGCAGAAGACCCCCGCCACCGCGAAGGTCACCTGGACCGCCACCCCCTGCGCCACGCCCAAACACAAGGGCGACCTGGCCTGCAACTCGGTCCGCGTGACCGGCGGCACCACGGCCTTCGAGAAACAGCGAGCGGCCAAGGACGGCACGACCCCCAAGGCCGGTGACGCCACCACCCCCTCCGGCTACGGCCCGTCCGACCTCCAGGACGCCTACGGCCTCACATCCGCCGCCGCCTCCAACGGCTCCGGCGAGACCATCGCGATCGTCGACGCGTACGACGACCCGAACGCCGAGGCCGACCTGGCCAAATACCGCTCGTACTACGGCCTCCCCGCCTGCACCACCTCCAACGGCTGCTTCAAGAAGGTCGGCCAGACCGGCTCCACCACCTCCCTCCCCTCCGCCGACAGCGGCTGGGCCCAGGAGATCTCCCTCGACGTCGACATGGCGAGCGCCACCTGCCCGAACTGCAACATCCTGCTGGTGGAGGCGTCCTCCGCGTCCATGGAAGACCTGGGCACAGCGGTGAACGAGGCGGTCAGACTGGGCGCCAAATACGTCTCCAACAGCTACGGCGGCTCGGAGTCCTCGTCGGACACCTCGTACGACTCGACGTACTTCAACCACCCGGGCGTCGCCATCACCGTCAGCGCCGGCGACTCGGCCTACGGCGCCGAGTACCCGGCCGCGTCCCGGTACGTCACCGCCGTGGGCGGCACGAAGCTGTCCACCTCCTCCACGTCCCGAGGCTGGACGGAATCCGTCTGGAAGACGAGCAGCACCGAAGGAACCGGCTCCGGCTGCTCCGCCTACGACGCGAAGCCCAGCTGGCAGACCGACAGCGGCTGCGGCAAGCGCACGATCGCGGACGTCTCGGCCGTCGCGGACCCGGCGACCGGCGTCTCGGTCTACGACTCCTACGGCGTCACCGCCGGCTGGTACACCTTCGGCGGCACAAGCGCCTCCGCCCCGATCATCGCGGGCGTCTACGCCCTCGCGGGCACGCCGGGCACCAGCGACTACCCCGCGCAGTACCCGTACAACGCGGCCGGAACGTCCGCCCTCAACGACGTCACCTCCGGCAACAACGGCACCTGCTCCACGTCGTACTTCTGCACCGCCGGTACCGGCTACGACGGCCCCACCGGCTGGGGCACCCCGCAGGGCCTGGACGCCTTCACCGGCTGA